A genome region from Arthrobacter sp. V1I9 includes the following:
- a CDS encoding nucleoside-diphosphate sugar epimerase/dehydratase, which yields MSTKSGTRAHGAVRDEKPALWIWIQLFLDSMSWVVAIGLALLLRYEMGIRVEQFAGAFVIAAIAVVAQMLAGYSLALYRGRYPFGSFQEARALVFVTVIVAASITASLLVLYEAIKVGRSVGLIAFPFACLFMCAARYAKRLYVEGRARPGDGAQNTLVYGAGFLGNSLVTRMLQDQDSPYFPVGLIDDDPAKKHLRLSGVQVQGRGDDLPAIIRRTRATVLVLAFANVEATVVRRISDAVAGLNVRVLVLPPLRDMLGTGAPAGFSDFRDVAVEDLIGRRPVDIKVDEIAGYIKGKRVLVTGAGGSIGSELCRQIVQFDPAELIMLDHDETGLQQTQISISGHGLLAGRDTVLANIRDAEALQNIFQDRRPEVVFHAAALKHAPLLQQYPVEAWKTNVCGTLNVLRAAQRAGVSHFVNISTDKAANPTTALGHSKRVAEKLTAWMAGQTGSKFVSVRFGNVMGSRGSMLPLFTEQIRVGGPVTVTDPDVTRFFMTIPEACQLVIQAGAIGTGGDVLILDMGEPVRILDVAQRMIAMSGKNVEIIYTGLRPGEKLHEVLVGSGELDKRPLHPKISHTRATEQDPDDLDLDVWLARCEAEQGAGIADIPDDEATDAGEIRVAS from the coding sequence TTGAGTACAAAATCAGGAACGCGCGCACATGGCGCGGTACGGGACGAGAAGCCCGCCCTCTGGATCTGGATCCAGCTCTTCCTCGACTCGATGTCGTGGGTCGTGGCGATCGGCCTGGCGCTGCTGCTGCGCTACGAGATGGGCATCCGGGTGGAGCAGTTCGCTGGAGCGTTCGTGATCGCTGCCATCGCTGTGGTGGCCCAGATGCTCGCCGGATACTCCCTCGCGCTGTACCGGGGCCGGTATCCATTCGGCAGCTTCCAGGAGGCACGGGCACTTGTATTCGTCACCGTCATTGTGGCTGCCTCCATCACTGCCAGCCTCCTGGTGCTTTATGAGGCCATCAAAGTCGGCCGCAGCGTGGGCCTGATCGCCTTTCCCTTCGCCTGTCTCTTTATGTGCGCCGCACGTTACGCCAAACGGCTCTACGTAGAGGGCAGGGCCCGGCCCGGGGACGGGGCACAAAACACACTGGTTTACGGCGCCGGATTCCTCGGCAACTCCCTGGTGACCCGCATGCTGCAGGACCAGGATTCCCCATACTTTCCGGTTGGCCTGATCGACGATGACCCGGCCAAGAAGCACCTGCGCCTCTCCGGCGTCCAGGTCCAGGGCCGCGGGGATGACCTGCCGGCGATTATCCGCCGCACCCGCGCCACAGTCCTCGTCCTGGCCTTCGCCAACGTGGAGGCCACCGTGGTCCGCCGCATCTCGGACGCTGTTGCCGGCCTCAACGTGCGTGTTCTGGTACTTCCCCCGCTGCGGGACATGCTGGGCACCGGCGCGCCCGCGGGTTTCTCCGACTTCCGCGACGTAGCGGTTGAGGACCTGATCGGCCGGCGGCCCGTAGACATCAAGGTTGACGAAATTGCCGGGTACATCAAGGGCAAACGGGTGCTGGTGACCGGCGCCGGCGGTTCCATCGGATCCGAGCTCTGCCGGCAGATTGTCCAGTTCGACCCGGCGGAACTGATCATGCTGGACCACGACGAGACGGGCCTGCAGCAGACCCAGATCTCCATCAGCGGCCACGGCCTCCTGGCAGGCCGGGATACCGTGTTGGCCAACATCCGCGACGCCGAAGCCCTGCAGAACATCTTCCAGGACCGACGCCCTGAAGTGGTGTTCCACGCTGCCGCACTGAAACACGCGCCGCTGCTGCAGCAATATCCGGTGGAAGCCTGGAAAACCAACGTCTGCGGCACCCTGAACGTCCTGCGCGCGGCCCAGCGCGCCGGTGTCTCACACTTCGTCAACATCTCCACCGACAAAGCGGCCAACCCCACCACCGCCCTTGGTCACTCCAAACGGGTTGCCGAAAAACTGACGGCATGGATGGCCGGCCAGACCGGCAGCAAGTTCGTCTCCGTCCGCTTCGGCAACGTGATGGGCAGCCGCGGTTCGATGCTGCCACTTTTCACTGAGCAGATCCGCGTTGGCGGTCCCGTTACCGTCACTGACCCCGACGTCACCCGCTTCTTTATGACCATCCCCGAGGCCTGCCAGTTGGTGATCCAGGCGGGTGCGATCGGTACCGGGGGCGATGTGCTGATCCTGGACATGGGTGAACCGGTCCGGATCCTGGATGTGGCACAGCGGATGATTGCGATGTCGGGAAAGAACGTGGAGATCATTTACACCGGGCTGCGGCCGGGGGAGAAGCTGCACGAGGTACTGGTCGGCAGCGGTGAGCTGGATAAGCGCCCCCTGCATCCGAAAATTTCCCACACCAGGGCAACGGAACAGGACCCGGACGATCTTGACCTCGACGTCTGGCTGGCCCGCTGCGAGGCGGAACAAGGCGCCGGCATCGCCGACATTCCCGATGATGAGGCCACTGACGCCGGTGAGATCCGGGTGGCGTCGTGA
- the atpE gene encoding ATP synthase F0 subunit C codes for MEGNLNLVGYGLSAIGGGIGVGLVFAAYINGVARQPEAQRVLQPIAFLGLALTEALAILGLVFAFVL; via the coding sequence ATGGAAGGCAATCTCAACCTCGTAGGTTACGGTCTGTCCGCAATCGGCGGTGGTATCGGTGTTGGTCTCGTATTCGCTGCCTACATCAACGGCGTCGCCCGCCAGCCGGAAGCACAGCGTGTCCTGCAGCCGATCGCATTCCTCGGCCTTGCGCTGACCGAAGCCCTCGCCATCCTCGGCCTGGTCTTCGCCTTCGTTCTCTAG
- a CDS encoding F0F1 ATP synthase subunit delta, giving the protein MAGVSSESLATGLAGLEAKLPTASLQLAKELFGILGMVDSSAGLRRALTDPSRNGDEKSALVRQLVGGKVSADAAEIAGGLAGSRWAAARDIGDALETLAATVVISVAENKSAVSASGISGLEELENDLFSFNQAVASSHEVQRALSEPQASAAAKAALAEKLVPGVSEEAKVLITQAVTQPRGIKPTRLVERFAELAAKRQQRWIATVSVTRPLTPEQLARLQAGLNAMYGRELKVNVNVDPALIGGIRVQVGDEVLDASVITRLGELQRQLAG; this is encoded by the coding sequence ATGGCAGGCGTATCGAGCGAATCGCTGGCAACAGGGCTGGCCGGGTTGGAAGCCAAGCTTCCGACGGCGTCACTGCAGCTGGCAAAGGAACTCTTCGGAATTCTGGGAATGGTGGACAGCTCGGCTGGCTTGCGCCGCGCCCTGACTGACCCGTCCCGCAACGGTGACGAAAAGTCGGCGCTGGTCAGGCAGCTGGTTGGCGGAAAAGTCTCCGCTGATGCTGCAGAGATCGCGGGCGGGCTGGCCGGCTCACGCTGGGCAGCCGCACGGGATATCGGCGATGCACTCGAGACTCTTGCCGCAACGGTGGTCATTTCCGTTGCTGAAAACAAGTCGGCCGTTTCTGCCTCCGGAATCTCTGGCCTGGAAGAGCTGGAGAACGATCTGTTCTCCTTCAACCAGGCCGTTGCCTCCAGCCACGAGGTACAACGTGCTCTGTCCGAACCACAAGCCAGCGCTGCAGCCAAGGCTGCACTCGCCGAGAAGCTGGTGCCCGGCGTAAGCGAGGAAGCAAAGGTCCTCATCACGCAGGCAGTAACCCAGCCCCGCGGCATCAAGCCCACCCGGCTTGTGGAGCGGTTCGCCGAACTGGCGGCCAAGCGGCAGCAGCGCTGGATTGCAACGGTCAGCGTGACCCGTCCCCTGACACCTGAGCAGCTTGCACGCCTCCAGGCGGGCCTGAATGCAATGTACGGGCGGGAACTGAAGGTCAACGTCAACGTTGACCCGGCACTCATTGGCGGCATCCGCGTCCAGGTAGGTGACGAAGTGCTCGACGCTTCGGTCATCACCCGCCTGGGCGAGCTGCAACGCCAGCTGGCCGGCTAG
- a CDS encoding glycosyltransferase family 4 protein: protein MILLALVAGITLLASLLLPFAVKPWLVRLGVVDVPSARSSHVKVTIRGMGLAVALATAVGYAAALLLGVVTVDRSVSATVLCIIAACAAVGWVEDLRGMSIRGRAAAQLGIGAAGSAILIVLTGQSFWWLPLAAVSIAAYVNIANFMDGVNGISGLHGVTAGGAYAMAGLLSEQPWLTAGGTVLAMSFLGFLPWNLGRGSVFLGDVGSYLLGASIAALAVAGFLGGVYVEYVLSPILVYAADAGYTLLRRIKAGERWYASHREHVYQRLTDVGFSHLQSAATVTFCTAAVIALGFVAATAPLPVVALCVAAGVLVIALYLASPDLIRRYRRPSKVTRLPVS from the coding sequence GTGATCCTACTGGCCCTGGTTGCCGGGATTACGCTGTTGGCCAGCCTGCTGCTTCCCTTTGCGGTGAAGCCGTGGCTGGTCCGGTTGGGCGTGGTTGATGTTCCCTCTGCCCGTTCATCGCACGTGAAAGTGACCATTCGGGGAATGGGTTTGGCCGTTGCCCTGGCCACAGCTGTCGGCTACGCTGCAGCATTGCTGCTGGGGGTCGTCACGGTGGACCGCTCAGTATCCGCCACCGTGCTTTGCATCATTGCCGCCTGCGCCGCCGTGGGCTGGGTCGAGGACCTGCGCGGCATGTCCATCCGCGGGCGCGCCGCCGCCCAGCTCGGCATCGGGGCGGCCGGTTCCGCGATACTCATCGTACTCACGGGACAGTCGTTCTGGTGGCTGCCGCTCGCTGCCGTGTCGATCGCAGCCTATGTCAACATCGCCAATTTCATGGACGGAGTCAATGGCATTTCGGGCCTCCACGGGGTTACGGCCGGGGGTGCCTACGCAATGGCCGGCCTGCTGTCCGAACAGCCCTGGCTGACCGCCGGCGGCACCGTTCTGGCAATGTCCTTCCTCGGTTTCCTCCCATGGAACCTGGGGCGGGGTTCAGTCTTCCTGGGCGACGTCGGCAGCTACTTACTGGGTGCGTCGATAGCAGCCCTGGCGGTAGCAGGCTTCCTCGGCGGGGTCTACGTCGAATACGTTCTTTCCCCGATTCTCGTTTACGCCGCGGACGCCGGCTACACCCTGCTCCGCCGGATCAAGGCAGGGGAGCGGTGGTACGCGTCCCACCGGGAACACGTCTATCAGCGGCTCACGGACGTAGGCTTCTCGCACCTGCAGTCAGCTGCCACGGTCACATTCTGCACCGCAGCCGTCATCGCCCTCGGCTTCGTCGCCGCCACTGCTCCGCTTCCCGTCGTCGCCCTGTGCGTGGCCGCCGGCGTGCTGGTGATCGCTTTGTACCTGGCCAGCCCGGACCTCATCCGCCGGTACCGGCGCCCGTCGAAGGTCACACGCCTCCCCGTGAGCTAG
- the atpB gene encoding F0F1 ATP synthase subunit A codes for MIALALPAQDSGEFTPPGINEMHLPAILPWGAAEGFSKQMLLVLLSVVFIAVFFVLAARKQQLVPGKLQFAGEAAYGFVRNGIAKDIIGGRDFIKYVPLLFSLFFFILVNNIYGAIPLFQLPTFSHVGGAYVLAGIVYFTWIAIGVKKNGLRYFKLATVPSGVPWFILPIVIPIEIISNFLVRPVTHSLRLFATMLAGHLIVMIAGSGIEYLIMQENILLKGTSVLVLAGAIAMYMLEALIMVLQAYVFTLLTAIYIEGALHADSH; via the coding sequence TTGATCGCGCTTGCGCTCCCGGCCCAAGATTCAGGAGAGTTTACTCCTCCTGGTATTAACGAAATGCATTTGCCGGCAATCCTGCCGTGGGGTGCCGCAGAAGGATTCTCCAAGCAGATGCTGCTGGTCCTCCTCTCTGTTGTCTTTATCGCCGTCTTCTTCGTGCTCGCCGCACGCAAGCAGCAGCTGGTACCAGGCAAGCTCCAGTTCGCCGGCGAAGCCGCCTACGGCTTCGTCCGCAACGGAATCGCCAAGGACATCATCGGCGGCAGGGACTTCATCAAGTATGTCCCGCTGTTGTTCAGCCTGTTCTTCTTCATCCTGGTGAACAACATCTACGGCGCCATCCCGCTGTTCCAGCTCCCCACGTTCTCGCACGTGGGCGGCGCCTATGTACTGGCTGGCATTGTCTACTTCACCTGGATCGCCATCGGCGTCAAGAAGAACGGACTCCGTTACTTCAAGCTGGCCACCGTGCCCTCCGGCGTTCCCTGGTTTATCCTTCCGATCGTGATCCCGATCGAGATCATCTCCAACTTCCTGGTCCGGCCGGTCACGCACAGCCTCCGTCTGTTCGCGACCATGCTCGCAGGACACCTCATCGTGATGATCGCCGGATCCGGCATCGAATACCTCATCATGCAGGAGAACATCCTGCTCAAGGGAACCTCCGTCCTGGTTCTCGCCGGCGCCATCGCCATGTACATGCTTGAAGCCCTGATTATGGTCCTGCAGGCCTACGTATTCACGCTGCTGACCGCGATCTACATCGAAGGCGCGCTTCACGCCGACAGCCACTAA
- a CDS encoding glycosyltransferase — MENLFAVVVTYNRADFLRNLLDSFARLDTAPARILVVDNASTDDTPEVVAQALAAGGPPIQYERLDGNVGGAGGFSRGVELALENGAEWLWLMDDDVEVLPGAVEALGKFTSEYSCLIGRRYDANGKPFFWQHHFVESLGIFLPVSRDVFRHSEVFRTNVGNFEGMLINATVARSIGLPDPRFFITWDDLIYGWLAAQQTPVVYVNAFVIKKVRAQRQVDLGLRHLNDSSDLSRRYVMRNRGHVAHYLRAHGKFNRAGFAAGTALTFLKELVRLVLVERTLKGADALWRGWRESRSILADKGWKPMPSLPAHPGSGTRSD; from the coding sequence GTGGAGAACCTTTTCGCCGTCGTCGTCACTTACAACCGCGCCGACTTCCTGCGCAACCTGCTCGATTCCTTCGCCCGGCTGGATACCGCACCGGCGCGGATCCTCGTCGTGGACAATGCCAGCACCGATGACACGCCGGAAGTCGTCGCCCAAGCCCTCGCTGCCGGCGGGCCGCCCATCCAGTACGAACGCCTGGACGGGAACGTCGGCGGAGCCGGCGGGTTTTCCCGCGGCGTGGAACTGGCGCTGGAAAACGGCGCCGAATGGCTGTGGCTGATGGACGACGACGTCGAGGTGCTTCCCGGCGCGGTGGAGGCACTGGGGAAGTTCACGTCCGAATACTCCTGCCTGATCGGCCGCCGGTACGACGCCAACGGGAAACCGTTCTTCTGGCAGCACCATTTTGTCGAGTCGCTGGGCATCTTCCTCCCGGTCTCGCGCGATGTGTTCCGGCACTCGGAGGTGTTCCGCACGAACGTGGGGAACTTTGAGGGAATGCTCATCAACGCCACCGTGGCCCGGAGCATTGGCCTGCCGGATCCGCGCTTCTTCATCACCTGGGACGATCTGATCTACGGCTGGCTGGCCGCGCAGCAAACACCGGTGGTGTACGTCAACGCCTTCGTCATTAAAAAGGTCCGCGCGCAGCGGCAAGTGGACCTGGGGCTGCGCCACCTTAATGATTCGTCCGACCTGAGCCGGCGCTATGTGATGCGCAACCGCGGGCACGTTGCGCATTACCTGCGGGCCCACGGCAAATTCAACCGGGCGGGTTTCGCAGCCGGCACAGCACTGACCTTCCTGAAGGAACTTGTCCGGCTGGTCCTCGTTGAGCGCACCCTTAAAGGGGCCGATGCGCTGTGGCGGGGATGGCGTGAATCACGCAGCATCCTTGCCGACAAGGGCTGGAAACCCATGCCTTCGCTGCCGGCACATCCGGGCAGCGGAACCCGAAGCGATTAG
- a CDS encoding F0F1 ATP synthase subunit B produces MNQLIISAATEGEVNPLMPNLWEMGVTLVGFAILMFIVVKFVVPMFEKTFAERAEAIEGGIAKAEKAQAEASAALEEYKQQLTDARAEANRIREEARAEGAQILAELKEKAAAESARITAQAHAQIESERQAAVVSLRSEVGTLATTLAGRIVGESLNDDQRAARVVDRFLADLETQNAGAAK; encoded by the coding sequence ATGAATCAGCTGATCATCTCAGCCGCCACTGAGGGCGAAGTTAACCCCCTGATGCCCAACCTCTGGGAAATGGGCGTTACCCTCGTGGGCTTCGCCATTCTCATGTTCATCGTGGTCAAGTTCGTTGTCCCGATGTTCGAGAAGACCTTCGCCGAGCGTGCCGAGGCTATCGAAGGCGGCATTGCAAAGGCTGAAAAGGCCCAGGCTGAGGCGTCTGCTGCACTCGAAGAGTACAAGCAGCAGCTGACCGACGCCCGCGCCGAAGCCAACCGCATCCGTGAGGAAGCACGCGCCGAAGGTGCCCAGATCCTCGCGGAGCTCAAGGAAAAGGCAGCTGCAGAGTCTGCCCGCATCACGGCCCAGGCCCACGCCCAGATCGAATCCGAGCGCCAGGCGGCCGTTGTGTCCCTGCGTTCGGAGGTCGGCACCCTGGCCACCACCCTCGCCGGCCGCATCGTTGGCGAATCGCTCAACGACGACCAGCGTGCAGCACGGGTAGTGGACCGCTTCCTTGCAGATCTGGAGACCCAGAACGCAGGTGCAGCTAAGTAA